Proteins encoded by one window of Amaranthus tricolor cultivar Red isolate AtriRed21 chromosome 4, ASM2621246v1, whole genome shotgun sequence:
- the LOC130811448 gene encoding tubulin-folding cofactor D isoform X1 produces the protein MEEDSIKLNQKQDEQMTDKNTMETKSEDIEDDEHACKDKILQKYFLQEWNVIKSIIDDIVSIGHVADISSAYKIRTILDKYQQEGQLLEPYLESIVSPLMSIIRTKTIDLGTESDEILEVVKPICIIIYTLVTVCGFKAVTKFFPHQVSDLELAVSLLDKCHTTNAISSLRQESTGEMEAKCVVLLWLSILVLVPFDISSVDTSIAQTCHLKGDGPPPLVLRILDFSKYYLSNAGPMRTISALLLSKLLTRPDMLNAFTSFTEWTHEVLSSSLNSVMDNFRLLGSVEALAAIFKIGSRTRLLDVVPAVWKDVSTLMNSSVAAQSPLIRKYLIKVTQRLGLVCLPYRSPSWHYKGRVACLGQDLLGCKNTDRCCHGVDMKSSGINQSISSEEDEDMEVPNLVEQIIEVLLTGLKDTDTVVRWSAAKGIGRVTSRLTLSLSDEVLSSVLELFSPREGDGSWHGGCLALAELARRGLLLPVSLPKVVNVVAKALHYEVRRGPHSVGAHVRDAAAYVCWAFGRSYYHTDMRSILEQLAPHLLTIACYDREVNCRRAAAAAFQENVGRQGNYPHGIDIVNTADYFALSSRENSYLNVAVRIAKYEGYLYSFVDELLSSKMCHWDKGLRELAAKALSALVNYDPEYYANIVLDKIIPSTLSADLYMRHGATLAAGEVVLALHKRNYSLSSDKQKQVAGLVPAIEKARLYRGKGGEIMRAAVSRFIECSSIAHISLPNKIRLSLLDTLDENLRHPNSQIQITAVDALKHFVPAYLQATDGTGLSDITSKYVEQLSDSNVAVRRGSALVLGILPYEFLAKGWKDVLSKLAKSCEIEENPEDRDAEARVNAVKSLAAVCEILTASRTSTSLQFWVDDMPLFLLIKNEVMRSLFKALDDYSVDNRGDVGSWVREAAMDALERCTYILCRRDAIHSEKGIKEFSQVLKHDVSQNNQVNSLFTEEMAVNLVEGIVKQAVEKMDKLREIAAKVLQRILYNKTIYVPFIPYREKLEGIIPKDTDLKWGVPTLSYPRFIQLLEISCYSRSLLSGLVIAIGGLQESLGKASLAALLDYLRANKTERLEDRVSRELNLSTVILWVLQKYKKCDRVIIPTMKTMDILFSKKFFLSMEAHTAAFCEGVLDSIKVELRVCRDFSKLSSGISILGYIASISEPINVQAFAHLLSFLGHRYPKIRKTAAEQLYLVLLQNVNLVTKNQLEKAVEIVSETCWEGDIEEASRRRLLLYEVAGLDPEMYIKASSGVPKRVIQQKQDENSSYSALVESTGF, from the exons ATGGAAGAAGACTCAATAAAGCTCAACCAAAAACAAGATGAACAAATGACTGACAAGAACACGATGGAAACAAAATCGGAAGATATAGAAGATGACGAACACGCTTGCAAAGACAAGATTTTGCAAAAGTATTTCCTCCAAGAATGGAATGTCATCAAATCTATCATCGATGACATCGTTTCTATTGGTCATGTCGCCGATATTTCTTCCGCTTACAAGATCCGCACCATT CTGGACAAGTATCAACAGGAAGGACAACTTTTGGAGCCTTACCTTGAAAGCATAGTTTCTCCTTTGATGTCTATCATTCGCACCAAGACAATTGATTTAGGGACAGAGTCAGATGAAATTCTTGAAGTGGTCAAGCCTATTTGCATAATTATTTATACATTAGTAACTGTTTGTGGATTCAAAGCTGTTACCAAGTTCTTCCCACATCAGGTTTCTGATTTAGAGCTTGCCGTGTCTCTCCTGGATAAGTGCCACACTACAAATGCAATATCATCCCTGCGCCAAGAGAGCACTGGAGAAATGGAGGCAAAATGTGTTGTTCTATTATGGCTATCCATTCTTGTTCTGGTTCCATTTGACATTTCTTCTGTTGACACAAGTATTGCTCAAACTTGTCATTTGAAAGGAGATGGGCCACCACCTCTGGTACTTAGAATTTTGGACTTCTCTAAGTACTACCTTTCAAATGCAGGTCCTATGCGTACTATTTCTGCACTGCTACTCTCGAAACTTTTGACACGACCTGATATGCTGAATGCGTTTACCAG CTTCACTGAATGGACTCATGAAGTCTTGTCTTCATCATTAAATAGTGTTATGGACAATTTCCGCCTGCTTGGTTCCGTGGAAGCTTTGGCTGCCATTTTCAAG ATTGGTAGCAGAACAAGATTGCTTGACGTGGTTCCAGCTGTTTGGAAGGATGTATCCACATTAATGAACTCTAGTGTGGCAGCACAGAGCCCTTTGATTCGCAAGTATCTTATAAAGGTCACTCAGCGTTTAGGTCTTGTTTGCCTTCCATATCGTTCTCCATCTTGGCACTATAAG GGTAGAGTTGCATGTTTGGGGCAAGATCTTTTAGGCTGTAAAAATACAGATCGCTGCTGTCATGGTGTTGACATGAAATCATCCGGCATAAACCAAAGCATAAGcagtgaagaagatgaagacaTGGAGGTTCCAAATCTTGTGGAACAAATTATTGAAGTGCTGTTGACTGGCTTGAAAGATACT GACACTGTTGTTCGTTGGTCTGCAGCCAAAGGTATTGGCCGGGTGACTTCGCGTCTCACATTGTCCCTCTCTGATGAAGTTCTCTCATCTGTGTTAGAGTTATTTTCACCACGTGAG GGAGATGGTTCATGGCATGGAGGTTGCCTTGCCTTGGCTGAACTTGCTCGTAGGGGATTGCTATTGCCAGTTAGTCTTCCAAAAGTTGTTAATGTCGTTGCAAAG GCGTTACATTATGAAGTTCGGAGGGGTCCACACAGTGTTGGAGCGCATGTACGTGATGCTGCTGCTTATGTTTGCTGGGCATTTGGTCGTTCATATTATCATACTGACATGAGAAGTATCCTAGAACAACTTGCCCCTCATCTTTTGACAATTGCTTGTTATGACCGTGAG GTTAATTGTAGAcgagcagcagcagcagccttTCAGGAAAATGTTGGAAGACAAGGAAATTATCCGCATGGTATTGACATTGTGAACACTGCAGATTACTTTGCTCTTTCTTCACGTGAAAACTCATATCTTAATGTGGCTGTCAGAATTGCCAAGTATGAGGGGTATCTATACTCTTTTGTGGATGAACTCCTGTCTAGCAAAATGTGTCACTGG GATAAAGGCTTAAGAGAACTTGCTGCGAAAGCCCTTTCTGCCCTTGTGAATTATGATCCTGAGTATTATGCAAATATTGTTCTGGATAAGATAATACCGAGCACTCTTTCAGCTGATTTGTATATGCGTCATGGTGCAACATTAGCTGCTGGTGAAGTCGTTTTGGCACTACATAAACGCAATTATAGCCTGTCTTCGG ATAAGCAGAAACAAGTTGCTGGCCTTGTTCCTGCTATTGAGAAAGCACGCCTATATCGTGGCAAGGGAGGAGAAATAATGCGTGCAGCTGTTTCTCGGTTTATTGAGTGCTCCTCTATAGCTCATATATCATTACCGAACAAAATAAGACTAAGTTTACTTGACACACTTGATGAGAACCTAAGGCATCCAAATTCCCAAATACAG ATAACTGCTGTTGATGCCCTGAAACACTTCGTTCCAGCATACCTCCAAGCGACAGATGGTACAGGTCTGTCTGATATAACATCTAAGTATGTTGAGCAACTAAGTGATTCTAATGTGGCAGTAAGAAGAGGCTCTGCGTTGGTACTTGGTATTTTGCCTTATGAATTTCTTGCTAAAGGATGGAAGGATGTACTCTCAAAGCTTGCTAAGTCATGTGAAATTGAA GAAAATCCTGAAGATCGGGATGCTGAAGCCCGGGTAAATGCTGTTAAAAGTCTTGCCGCTGTGTGTGAAATTTTGACTGCTTCAAGAACCAGTACGTCTCTGCAATTTTGGGTGGATGACATGCCCCTTTTTCTCCTCATTAAAAATGAGGTTATGAGGAGCTTATTCAAAGCCCTTGATGATTATTCTGTGGACAACAGAGGCGATGTTGGTTCTTGGGTTCGTGAGGCTGCTATGGATGCCCTTGAGAGATGTACTTATATACTTTGTAGAAGAGATGCTATACATTCTGAAAAAGGAATAAAAGAATTTTCACAAGTCTTGAAACATGATGTAAGCCAAAATAACCAGGTGAACTCATTATTTACTGAAGAAATGGCTGTCAATTTAGTGGAAGGAATTGTTAAACAAGCTGTAGAAAAAATGGATAAGCTAAGAGAAATTGCTGCCAAGGTTCTTCAAAGGATTCTTTACAACAAAACTATATATGTCCCCTTCATACCTTACAGGGAAAAGTTGGAAGGAATTATACCTAAAGATACAGATTTGAAGTGGGGG GTACCTACACTGTCATATCCTCGTTTTATACAGTTACTTGAGATTAGTTGTTACAGCAGATCTTTGCTTTCTGGACTGGTTATAGCAATTGGTGGGTTACAAGAATCTCTTGGAAAAGCATCACTTGCAGCTTTATTAGATTATCTGCGAGCGAATAAAACTGAAAGGCTTGAGGATAGAGTTTCTCGGGAACTCAATTTATCCACAGTTATACTTTGGGTCCTGcagaaatataaaaaatgtgaTAGAGTTATCATACCTACTATGAAG ACTATGGACATTCTATTCAGTAAGAAGTTTTTCCTAAGCATGGAG GCTCATACAGCAGCTTTCTGTGAAGGAGTGTTGGATTCAATTAAAGTGGAGTTGCGGGTTTGCAGAGACTTCTCAAAGTTGTCTTCAGGAATTTCTATACTTGGTTATATTGCTtccatttctgaaccaatcaacgtTCAAGCCTTTGCCCATTTGCTCTCTTTCCTTGGGCATCGATATCCTAAG ATTAGGAAAACAGCAGCTGAACAATTATACCTCGTCCTACTACAAAATGTAAATCTGGTAACTAAAAACCAGCTGGAGAAAGCTGTTGAAATTGTTTCTGAAACTTGTTGGGAAGGTGATATAGAAGAAGCATCACGACGAAGATTACTACTATATGAAGTAGCTGGTTTGGATCCTGAAATGTATATCAAAGCCAGCTCTGGTGTGCCGAAGAGGGTGATACAGCAAAAACAGGATGAAAATTCATCTTATTCAGCGTTAGTTGAATCAACCGGATTTTAG
- the LOC130811448 gene encoding tubulin-folding cofactor D isoform X2, translated as MEEDSIKLNQKQDEQMTDKNTMETKSEDIEDDEHACKDKILQKYFLQEWNVIKSIIDDIVSIGHVADISSAYKIRTILDKYQQEGQLLEPYLESIVSPLMSIIRTKTIDLGTESDEILEVVKPICIIIYTLVTVCGFKAVTKFFPHQVSDLELAVSLLDKCHTTNAISSLRQESTGEMEAKCVVLLWLSILVLVPFDISSVDTSIAQTCHLKGDGPPPLVLRILDFSKYYLSNAGPMRTISALLLSKLLTRPDMLNAFTSVMDNFRLLGSVEALAAIFKIGSRTRLLDVVPAVWKDVSTLMNSSVAAQSPLIRKYLIKVTQRLGLVCLPYRSPSWHYKGRVACLGQDLLGCKNTDRCCHGVDMKSSGINQSISSEEDEDMEVPNLVEQIIEVLLTGLKDTDTVVRWSAAKGIGRVTSRLTLSLSDEVLSSVLELFSPREGDGSWHGGCLALAELARRGLLLPVSLPKVVNVVAKALHYEVRRGPHSVGAHVRDAAAYVCWAFGRSYYHTDMRSILEQLAPHLLTIACYDREVNCRRAAAAAFQENVGRQGNYPHGIDIVNTADYFALSSRENSYLNVAVRIAKYEGYLYSFVDELLSSKMCHWDKGLRELAAKALSALVNYDPEYYANIVLDKIIPSTLSADLYMRHGATLAAGEVVLALHKRNYSLSSDKQKQVAGLVPAIEKARLYRGKGGEIMRAAVSRFIECSSIAHISLPNKIRLSLLDTLDENLRHPNSQIQITAVDALKHFVPAYLQATDGTGLSDITSKYVEQLSDSNVAVRRGSALVLGILPYEFLAKGWKDVLSKLAKSCEIEENPEDRDAEARVNAVKSLAAVCEILTASRTSTSLQFWVDDMPLFLLIKNEVMRSLFKALDDYSVDNRGDVGSWVREAAMDALERCTYILCRRDAIHSEKGIKEFSQVLKHDVSQNNQVNSLFTEEMAVNLVEGIVKQAVEKMDKLREIAAKVLQRILYNKTIYVPFIPYREKLEGIIPKDTDLKWGVPTLSYPRFIQLLEISCYSRSLLSGLVIAIGGLQESLGKASLAALLDYLRANKTERLEDRVSRELNLSTVILWVLQKYKKCDRVIIPTMKTMDILFSKKFFLSMEAHTAAFCEGVLDSIKVELRVCRDFSKLSSGISILGYIASISEPINVQAFAHLLSFLGHRYPKIRKTAAEQLYLVLLQNVNLVTKNQLEKAVEIVSETCWEGDIEEASRRRLLLYEVAGLDPEMYIKASSGVPKRVIQQKQDENSSYSALVESTGF; from the exons ATGGAAGAAGACTCAATAAAGCTCAACCAAAAACAAGATGAACAAATGACTGACAAGAACACGATGGAAACAAAATCGGAAGATATAGAAGATGACGAACACGCTTGCAAAGACAAGATTTTGCAAAAGTATTTCCTCCAAGAATGGAATGTCATCAAATCTATCATCGATGACATCGTTTCTATTGGTCATGTCGCCGATATTTCTTCCGCTTACAAGATCCGCACCATT CTGGACAAGTATCAACAGGAAGGACAACTTTTGGAGCCTTACCTTGAAAGCATAGTTTCTCCTTTGATGTCTATCATTCGCACCAAGACAATTGATTTAGGGACAGAGTCAGATGAAATTCTTGAAGTGGTCAAGCCTATTTGCATAATTATTTATACATTAGTAACTGTTTGTGGATTCAAAGCTGTTACCAAGTTCTTCCCACATCAGGTTTCTGATTTAGAGCTTGCCGTGTCTCTCCTGGATAAGTGCCACACTACAAATGCAATATCATCCCTGCGCCAAGAGAGCACTGGAGAAATGGAGGCAAAATGTGTTGTTCTATTATGGCTATCCATTCTTGTTCTGGTTCCATTTGACATTTCTTCTGTTGACACAAGTATTGCTCAAACTTGTCATTTGAAAGGAGATGGGCCACCACCTCTGGTACTTAGAATTTTGGACTTCTCTAAGTACTACCTTTCAAATGCAGGTCCTATGCGTACTATTTCTGCACTGCTACTCTCGAAACTTTTGACACGACCTGATATGCTGAATGCGTTTACCAG TGTTATGGACAATTTCCGCCTGCTTGGTTCCGTGGAAGCTTTGGCTGCCATTTTCAAG ATTGGTAGCAGAACAAGATTGCTTGACGTGGTTCCAGCTGTTTGGAAGGATGTATCCACATTAATGAACTCTAGTGTGGCAGCACAGAGCCCTTTGATTCGCAAGTATCTTATAAAGGTCACTCAGCGTTTAGGTCTTGTTTGCCTTCCATATCGTTCTCCATCTTGGCACTATAAG GGTAGAGTTGCATGTTTGGGGCAAGATCTTTTAGGCTGTAAAAATACAGATCGCTGCTGTCATGGTGTTGACATGAAATCATCCGGCATAAACCAAAGCATAAGcagtgaagaagatgaagacaTGGAGGTTCCAAATCTTGTGGAACAAATTATTGAAGTGCTGTTGACTGGCTTGAAAGATACT GACACTGTTGTTCGTTGGTCTGCAGCCAAAGGTATTGGCCGGGTGACTTCGCGTCTCACATTGTCCCTCTCTGATGAAGTTCTCTCATCTGTGTTAGAGTTATTTTCACCACGTGAG GGAGATGGTTCATGGCATGGAGGTTGCCTTGCCTTGGCTGAACTTGCTCGTAGGGGATTGCTATTGCCAGTTAGTCTTCCAAAAGTTGTTAATGTCGTTGCAAAG GCGTTACATTATGAAGTTCGGAGGGGTCCACACAGTGTTGGAGCGCATGTACGTGATGCTGCTGCTTATGTTTGCTGGGCATTTGGTCGTTCATATTATCATACTGACATGAGAAGTATCCTAGAACAACTTGCCCCTCATCTTTTGACAATTGCTTGTTATGACCGTGAG GTTAATTGTAGAcgagcagcagcagcagccttTCAGGAAAATGTTGGAAGACAAGGAAATTATCCGCATGGTATTGACATTGTGAACACTGCAGATTACTTTGCTCTTTCTTCACGTGAAAACTCATATCTTAATGTGGCTGTCAGAATTGCCAAGTATGAGGGGTATCTATACTCTTTTGTGGATGAACTCCTGTCTAGCAAAATGTGTCACTGG GATAAAGGCTTAAGAGAACTTGCTGCGAAAGCCCTTTCTGCCCTTGTGAATTATGATCCTGAGTATTATGCAAATATTGTTCTGGATAAGATAATACCGAGCACTCTTTCAGCTGATTTGTATATGCGTCATGGTGCAACATTAGCTGCTGGTGAAGTCGTTTTGGCACTACATAAACGCAATTATAGCCTGTCTTCGG ATAAGCAGAAACAAGTTGCTGGCCTTGTTCCTGCTATTGAGAAAGCACGCCTATATCGTGGCAAGGGAGGAGAAATAATGCGTGCAGCTGTTTCTCGGTTTATTGAGTGCTCCTCTATAGCTCATATATCATTACCGAACAAAATAAGACTAAGTTTACTTGACACACTTGATGAGAACCTAAGGCATCCAAATTCCCAAATACAG ATAACTGCTGTTGATGCCCTGAAACACTTCGTTCCAGCATACCTCCAAGCGACAGATGGTACAGGTCTGTCTGATATAACATCTAAGTATGTTGAGCAACTAAGTGATTCTAATGTGGCAGTAAGAAGAGGCTCTGCGTTGGTACTTGGTATTTTGCCTTATGAATTTCTTGCTAAAGGATGGAAGGATGTACTCTCAAAGCTTGCTAAGTCATGTGAAATTGAA GAAAATCCTGAAGATCGGGATGCTGAAGCCCGGGTAAATGCTGTTAAAAGTCTTGCCGCTGTGTGTGAAATTTTGACTGCTTCAAGAACCAGTACGTCTCTGCAATTTTGGGTGGATGACATGCCCCTTTTTCTCCTCATTAAAAATGAGGTTATGAGGAGCTTATTCAAAGCCCTTGATGATTATTCTGTGGACAACAGAGGCGATGTTGGTTCTTGGGTTCGTGAGGCTGCTATGGATGCCCTTGAGAGATGTACTTATATACTTTGTAGAAGAGATGCTATACATTCTGAAAAAGGAATAAAAGAATTTTCACAAGTCTTGAAACATGATGTAAGCCAAAATAACCAGGTGAACTCATTATTTACTGAAGAAATGGCTGTCAATTTAGTGGAAGGAATTGTTAAACAAGCTGTAGAAAAAATGGATAAGCTAAGAGAAATTGCTGCCAAGGTTCTTCAAAGGATTCTTTACAACAAAACTATATATGTCCCCTTCATACCTTACAGGGAAAAGTTGGAAGGAATTATACCTAAAGATACAGATTTGAAGTGGGGG GTACCTACACTGTCATATCCTCGTTTTATACAGTTACTTGAGATTAGTTGTTACAGCAGATCTTTGCTTTCTGGACTGGTTATAGCAATTGGTGGGTTACAAGAATCTCTTGGAAAAGCATCACTTGCAGCTTTATTAGATTATCTGCGAGCGAATAAAACTGAAAGGCTTGAGGATAGAGTTTCTCGGGAACTCAATTTATCCACAGTTATACTTTGGGTCCTGcagaaatataaaaaatgtgaTAGAGTTATCATACCTACTATGAAG ACTATGGACATTCTATTCAGTAAGAAGTTTTTCCTAAGCATGGAG GCTCATACAGCAGCTTTCTGTGAAGGAGTGTTGGATTCAATTAAAGTGGAGTTGCGGGTTTGCAGAGACTTCTCAAAGTTGTCTTCAGGAATTTCTATACTTGGTTATATTGCTtccatttctgaaccaatcaacgtTCAAGCCTTTGCCCATTTGCTCTCTTTCCTTGGGCATCGATATCCTAAG ATTAGGAAAACAGCAGCTGAACAATTATACCTCGTCCTACTACAAAATGTAAATCTGGTAACTAAAAACCAGCTGGAGAAAGCTGTTGAAATTGTTTCTGAAACTTGTTGGGAAGGTGATATAGAAGAAGCATCACGACGAAGATTACTACTATATGAAGTAGCTGGTTTGGATCCTGAAATGTATATCAAAGCCAGCTCTGGTGTGCCGAAGAGGGTGATACAGCAAAAACAGGATGAAAATTCATCTTATTCAGCGTTAGTTGAATCAACCGGATTTTAG